Genomic segment of Flavobacteriales bacterium:
CTATAAACCCAATACCGAGCGACTGCGCGACTGGATATCCAATCCCAAGAGCAATGGCTACGAATCACTGCACGCCACGGTGATGAGCGATAGTGGTAAATGGGTAGAGGTGCAGATCAGGACCCGCAGGATGGATGAAGTGGCAGAAAAAGGACTTGCCGCGCACTGGAAATACAAGGATGGAGATGCAGGCAAGGCTTCCTCCCTCGACCGATGGCTCCATCAGGTGAGAGAACTCTTGGAGAATCCCGATGCCGATGCACTCAACTTCATCGATGATTTCAAGCTCAACCTCTTTGCTGAAGAGATCTTCGTCTTCACCCCGACCGGAGAATTGAAAAAGCTCCCGGTCAATGCCACCGCACTCGATTTCGCCTTCGAGATCCATACTCAGGTAGGTGCACGTACCATCGGAGCCAAGGTCAATCATCGACTGGTGCCTCTGAGCCATCAATTGAAAAGTGGAGACCAGGTAGAGATCCTGACGAGCAAGAATCAGACTCCCAGTGAGGACTGGCTCAACTTCGTCATCACAGGAAAGGCCAAATCCAAGATCAGGGAATCCCTCAAAGAGCAGAAGAAGACCGTTGCGCTGGATGGCAAGGAGATTCTCCAGCGTAAGTTCAAGTCCATCAAAGCGGATTTCATCAGCGCCAATGTGGAATTGTTGAGACGTCATTATAAGGTGGAGAGCACCACCGATTTCTATTATGACATCGCCACGGGAAAGATCGACCTCAAAAAGCTCAAAGGCCACAAGGTGAGTAACGGTAGGCTAAGCTTCCCGCGCAAGAAAGTCGAGAGCAGCCGTCCCAAGGAGAACAAGGTACACGCTCCCCTTCCTACCAAATCAGATACTCTGGTGCTCAATGCGGGGGATGTCAATTTCAAATACAAGCTCGCACCCTGCTGCAATCCCATACCAGGAGATGACATCTTTGGTTTCGTGACCATCAACGATGGTATCAAGATCCACCGCACCAATTGTCCCAATGCGGTACAGATGCTCTCCAAATTCGACTATCGCGTGATGAAGGCCAAGTGGTCCAGTCAGAAGGAACGGGAATCCTTGGCCTATATCAAGTTCGAAGGGATAGACGACATCGGTCTGGTCCACAACATCACCGATACCATCTCGCGCCAGCTCACGATCAATATGAAGAGCATCTCATTCGAGAGTAATGATGGTATCTTCACAGGAAGGATATCGCTCTTCATCCACGACACCAATCACCTCAGCAAACTCATTCGCGAGATGAAAAGCATCAAGGGAGTGACTTCTGTGAGAAGAATTGAGAAACCCACTGACTGATATGGAGGAGACCATGGCAACAGAGGATAAGATACTGGCCCACGCCACCGAGGTGTTCACCGACTATCTATCGGAGAACAACCTGCGCAAGACCCCGGAGCGCTTTGCCATTCTGGCCGAAATCTACGCCTCCGATCATCATTTCGACATCGAATCGCTCTTCAAGAACATGAAGGCGAAGAACTATCGGGTGAGCCGGGCCACGCTGTACAACACGATCGAACTTCTTCTGGAGTGCGATCTGGTGCGAAAACACCGCTTCAGTGAGAATCAGGCCCAATTCGAGAAGAGCCTCCATCACAAACAACACGATCATATCATCCGTACCGATACAGGTGAGGTCATCGAATTCTGTGATCCACGCATCGAGAATATCAAGGCTACACTGGAAGATATCTTCGGTCTGGAGATCTCCCATCACTCGCTCTATTTCTACGCCAAGGCCAAGGATTCCGATCAGGGATAAATCCTTGTCTGACGTGGATTATTCCAGCGCAACACCTTCAGCATATATGTACCTTTGAAGCTGCTATCGGAATAAATGACGACCGTATGAAAATGGATGTATTGCTCGGAATGCAATGGGGTGATGAAGGCAAGGGAAAGATCGTAGATGTACTCACTCCGGAGTATGATCTCATTGCCCGCTTCCAAGGAGGACCCAATGCCGGACACACCCTCGAGTTCGATGGGATCAAACATGTCCTACACACCATTCCATCGGGGATATTCAGAGAAGGAACACACAACCTCATCGGAAATGGGGTCGTGATCGACCCGGTCATTCTGAAGAAGGAAGTAGAAGCCCTAGAAGCACTGGGTGTGGATGTCAACTCGCGACTCTCCATCAGCAAGAAGGCCCACTTGATCCTTCCCACCCACAAACTCCTCGACCAAGCCTCTGAACTGGCCAAGGGCAAGAAGAAGATCGGTTCCACCCTGAAAGGCATCGGACCTACGTATATGGATAAGACGGGACGAAACGGTTTCCGTGTAGGGGATGCGCTACTCAGCGATGCGCGCCTCCGCTATGAATCCCTCGTCAACAAACACCGTCACCTCCTCTCCCTCTACGACCCCATCGAAGAGGATACCCAACTCGAAGAGGAATGGCTGGAGGCCATGCATTGGCTCACTACGATGGACATCGTGGACAGCGAACCCTACGTGAACGACCTGCTACGCAACGGCAAGAAAGTTCTGGCCGAAGGAGCTCAAGGGGCTCTGTTGGACATCGATTTCGGCACCTATCCCTTTGTCACGAGCAGCAATACGACCAGTGCCGGAGCATGCACCGGATTGGGTGTAGCTCCCAATCGGATCGGAAATGTCTATGGCATATTCAAGGCTTATTGCACCCGCGTGGGCAGTGGCCCCTTCCCTACCGAACTTACAGATGCCCTCGGTGAAGAGATCCAGAACAAGGGGCATGAATTCGGCAGTACGACCGGACGTGCGCGCAGATGCGGCTGGCTGGACCTTCCCGCACTGAAATACTCCTGCATGGTAAACGGTGTCACGCACCTGAACATGATGAAGGCCGATGTCCTCAGTGGCATCGATGAATTGAAAATTTGTGTGGCCTATCAGACCCCTAACGGACGCACAGAGCATCTCCCGTTCTCGCTGGAAGACGAGATAGAACCGATCTACGAGACCCTGCCCGGATGGTCAGAAGACATCACCGGAGTGCTGGACAAAGATGACTTTCCAGAGAATCTGGCGGCCTACATCCGATTCATCGAAAAGCACATCGGAGTACCTATCAATATCATCTCCGTAGGCCCTGACCGGGAGCAGACCATTCTGCTCGACAAGGTCTTGGCATAAGAATTGACCTCCGTCTGCGTGCGGATATTCCTTCATAGCATCCTATTTATCCTCTGTGGACTACACTTGTCTGCTCAGGACAACAAGAAGATACAGCTCATACGGGCCGATGTCATCGAGTACGATGCCGGTATGGTCAAAGCGCAGCGCCTACTCGGACGCGTCATATTCGAGCATCAAGGCAGCCGCATGTATTGCGATAGTGCCTATCTCTATGAGGAGTCCAATCGCTTCGAATCCTTCGGTAATGTGCGCATCACTGATAAAAAGGATCTCACCATACGCGGCAAACGACTGGACTACGATGCCGATGAACGCAAGGCGGAGATATTCGAGGAGATCACCCTCAGGGATGGGGAGATGACCCTCACCACCGATTATATCGAGTACCAACTGGATGACCGTATGGCCAGTTATTTCGGTGGAGGGAAGATCGTCAGCTCGGCCAATCGCAATGTCCTGACCAGCAGTATGGGCCATTACTTTGCCGATAGCAAGATCATGCATTTCAAGGATACCGTGGAGCTGCGCAATCCGCAGTACACCATGTATACCGATACACTCCACTACCATTCCCTATCGGAACAGGCCTATTTCCTCGGTCCCACCATCATCGATTCCGATGAGAACCGCATCTACTGTGAGAATGGCTGGTACGACACGGTCAATGACAAGGCCCGTTTCGGGGAGAATGCCCATATCTGGAGCAACGAACAACAGCTACTGGGAGATAGCCTATACTATGACCGCAATGCCGGATATGGCGAAGCCTTCGGAGATGTCTTGATCATCGATACGCTCAATCAATTGCAGATCAGCGGACAGTATGGTAAACATCTGGAAGAGCAGGACATGAGCTTCGTCACCGATGGAGCGCTCATGGAGCAGTTCTTCGAAGCAGATACCC
This window contains:
- a CDS encoding bifunctional (p)ppGpp synthetase/guanosine-3',5'-bis(diphosphate) 3'-pyrophosphohydrolase; its protein translation is YKPNTERLRDWISNPKSNGYESLHATVMSDSGKWVEVQIRTRRMDEVAEKGLAAHWKYKDGDAGKASSLDRWLHQVRELLENPDADALNFIDDFKLNLFAEEIFVFTPTGELKKLPVNATALDFAFEIHTQVGARTIGAKVNHRLVPLSHQLKSGDQVEILTSKNQTPSEDWLNFVITGKAKSKIRESLKEQKKTVALDGKEILQRKFKSIKADFISANVELLRRHYKVESTTDFYYDIATGKIDLKKLKGHKVSNGRLSFPRKKVESSRPKENKVHAPLPTKSDTLVLNAGDVNFKYKLAPCCNPIPGDDIFGFVTINDGIKIHRTNCPNAVQMLSKFDYRVMKAKWSSQKERESLAYIKFEGIDDIGLVHNITDTISRQLTINMKSISFESNDGIFTGRISLFIHDTNHLSKLIREMKSIKGVTSVRRIEKPTD
- a CDS encoding transcriptional repressor encodes the protein MATEDKILAHATEVFTDYLSENNLRKTPERFAILAEIYASDHHFDIESLFKNMKAKNYRVSRATLYNTIELLLECDLVRKHRFSENQAQFEKSLHHKQHDHIIRTDTGEVIEFCDPRIENIKATLEDIFGLEISHHSLYFYAKAKDSDQG
- a CDS encoding adenylosuccinate synthase; this encodes MKMDVLLGMQWGDEGKGKIVDVLTPEYDLIARFQGGPNAGHTLEFDGIKHVLHTIPSGIFREGTHNLIGNGVVIDPVILKKEVEALEALGVDVNSRLSISKKAHLILPTHKLLDQASELAKGKKKIGSTLKGIGPTYMDKTGRNGFRVGDALLSDARLRYESLVNKHRHLLSLYDPIEEDTQLEEEWLEAMHWLTTMDIVDSEPYVNDLLRNGKKVLAEGAQGALLDIDFGTYPFVTSSNTTSAGACTGLGVAPNRIGNVYGIFKAYCTRVGSGPFPTELTDALGEEIQNKGHEFGSTTGRARRCGWLDLPALKYSCMVNGVTHLNMMKADVLSGIDELKICVAYQTPNGRTEHLPFSLEDEIEPIYETLPGWSEDITGVLDKDDFPENLAAYIRFIEKHIGVPINIISVGPDREQTILLDKVLA